The nucleotide window GGTATAAACCATCTTCTGGGCGATCCAGCGGGGGCGAGCCAGTTTTTCGGCGAGTAGGGCAGTGTGGAACTGGCGAGGGAGATCACGAGGAAGCAGCTTCACCAAGTCCGAGGCTTTGCGAAAGCGATGGGACGAGACGATCTCGGTGAGCGTTTGGTCTTCGACGACGAAATCGTTTTCTCGCCGACGTCGCCGCTTGCCGTGCCCTGGGTAGCGGATTTCTTCGATCTCGATCAGCGGAATCTCGAGCGTTAGATTGGCGTGCGGAAAGACATTGGTGAAATGGACCAGCTCTTCAAACACGCTGAACACATCACCCCGCTTCGGGCTATAACGCGCCGAAACGATCTCGCCCCCTTTTTTATCGCGGCGAACGACCTTCTTGCGGGCGACTATCGGCTTCACAACCCGCACCTTGTGCGAATCGCACAACTCCCGAATCTTGTCCCGAATCGCCGCCAGGCCAGACCACTGCACCTCGATCAACTGCCCGCGCGAGACGGCATCAATAATATACCGCCCCAACCGAACCTCCGTCTCGGCCTTCTTCCCGGCGTAATGTTCCTTCAGAGCTTTGTGGAGTGAGGTTTCCATGAGGGCGAGCAGGTTTTCAATTCAAGATTGTTTACGAAGAAGGCACCTTTTACAGAGTTTCGACAGAATGGGGTAGATGAATCCACAGATCGGAAAGGATTGGCTGGCTAAGTAGTCCACTTGGGGAATCCTGTTGATGGATCACTGCGCGGCTAAGCGAACTGGGGTGAACAACGAAAGTCCTGGAATTCAAATGTATCGATTTCAATTAAGTGGGCAGAATCAATGATGGCTCTGCTCTGTAATAGCCGTCCGAACTCGCGCCCCGATGCGGTAGCTCGCTCCGATGCTAAACAGGAACAGAGCCGTCGAGATTAGCAAGACGGGGAAAATCACTGGAAGAGGCACGCTGAGGATACCGGCTATAAGAAAAGCTGAGGCGCAGAAGTAGCAGATCGTTGCGTTGGCTTTGAGTCGATCGCACTCGGTTGTTGGGGGACGAGGCTGGTTGTCGAGAGGGATCTCGGTGGTTTGATCGGGAAGCAGAGTGATCTTGGTAACGGCGAACCCCTTCCAGTCGGCGTAGGCCCGCACGGCGGCTTCGTCGGGGAAGTCGACAACCTGGCTGACAGGCTTGCCATCGGAACCGGTGCCGGTGAGTGAGTATTTCAATGGGGCCCTTTCTTAGGGGAAACGTGGTGGACTAGCTGACTTGCTTCTCTTCAATCGCCGCCACAATGCTCGCACCCACGCTGTACAACGCTCCGAGCGGGAATAGGAAGAAGGCCAGCGAGATCAACACCGCGGCAAGAGGTGGAATGATAAACGCAATCAAGCCTCCGACTAAGAGGATCCACGCCCAGATGAAGAGAGTGCTTGAAATCGTCCGCATGCGTTCGGAACGGGGATTATTGTGCCGTGGCGTATTGGCGATCGGGACAATGGCACTTTGATCTTCCAGCGGACGAATGCTGGTGAGCGTGATCCCTTTCGCATCGGCGTAGGCCCGAACGGCGGCTTCGTCGGGGAAGTCGACAAGCTGGCTGACAGGCGTTCCGTTGGAGGCGGTACCGGTGATGGAGTATTTCATAGTGGGTGATTCGCTGAGTTGCGGTGATTATTCCGCTTTCTTTTGTTTGACTGCTTCGGCGACGATCTCTCCGGCTCCGTAAATCGCCCCGATGATGAACAAGAGGAACGACACGGAAAACAGGATTAACGCCAGTGCCGGGATGATGCAAAGGGAGAGTACGCCTCCGCCCAAGAGGAACCAGCCCCAGGTAAAACAAGTGCTCGCGGTCGAGCGAAGTCGATATTCCGGACTGTCTGGCACGCCTTGGTTTTGATTGGCGGCGCAGCGAATGCTTTTGACGGTAATTCCGTTCTCTTGGGCATAGGCTTGCACGGCGGCTTCGTCGGGAAGGTCGACCAGGCGACTGACGGGCATCCCATTGGACGCGGTGCCTGATAAAGAGAATTTCACGGTTTTTTCCTTGCGAGACGAACGCTCTGTTCCTGTATTGCTGGCAGGCGTTCCTAAGGTAACCTGTGCCGCTGAGCCGAGCAACAACTGACTGTCGATTCGCTTTGCGGCGGTTGGTGCGGTATTTTGTAGAGATGTCTACCAACACGCCATCTCGCTTTCGCTTGCCTGGACCGGTATTCGTCTCGGCGGGCATTTTGCTGGTCCTGGCGTTGCTCGTGCCGTTGCCGTGGGTTTCGTGGGGGAGCGAGGTCGATATCCATTCTGGTCAAGTGCGACGGTCGGTGTGGGTGATTGGCATGTTGGTCAGCCGCCGCGTGGAGGAAACCTGGGTTTCGACCGCAACCAGTCCACTCGGCGAACCGGAGTGGCGTTACGCAGTGACCGATGGCTGGTGGGGAGGCGGGCATCCGCACTGGCAATACCACAGCGCGGTGCACCAAATTGAAAGCGTGGAGAAGTTGTGGGAGGAATTCCCCAGGGACGACGCAGCCTGTCAAGAGGCGGCAGAGGAAATTCTCAAGCGGTGGCAAACCGGCGACGACACGGAAGCGGTCAAGTATGTGATGGCGCTGTTGAATCGCGATAGCGAAGCAAGCACGATGCGGCAGGAAGATTTGTCGAATTCTAACGCTGACACACCCTGAAATCGGCGGAAAACGTCGTCGTTTCTCTCCAAGAATCGCCCACCTAAAGCGAATACCTGTTTAATGAAACCCGTTTGGGGGAATCGCTTTTGGCCCTTACGAATCCGATGAAGATCGTCCCGCTGAATTGTTGCCAATGTAGTGCCCTGTTGAACGCGTCTGAGGAGGTGCGGCAGGTGCTGTGCCAGCACTGTGGCTCGCAGCTTGCCGTATTGCACGAAGGGTCTGCCGCCTACACCGAGAGCCGCGAGCCAAAGCCAATGGAAGTGGCGATCGAACAACTGCTTGAGGAAAGCGAGCAACAACGCGAACTCGCTGTGCTAGATCGCCAGTGGCAGAAAGAGCGTCGGCAATACATGGTGATCGTTTACGACGGAACCGCCCGCGTGCCTAGTTCGAGTATTGCGAACGATACGGTAATTACTTCCTTCGTCGGTGGCTTGTTGTTTGTCTTTATTGCTTGGTTGTTCAGCGACAACTTGTTGTCGTTCGTTGGAGGCTGCCTATTGATTGGCTTGTTCGTCGTCATCGGCCTTGGGCTTAGTCGCTTGCAGCATCAAAGATCTGCAGCCTACCAGGAGGCCGAAAGATGTTACCGTCGGCGACGGCTTGATTTGATCGAGAAGCCTGAAGCGTTTCCATCCAAGGGGTGGGGATAGGACCAATCAGGCGACTTGTTGTGGTTGTTTGACCTGACTTGAAGTGGTTGTCATGAAACTAATCCCTTTGAACTGTCGCCAGTGCGGCGCCCCGCTCAGTGTGCCGGAAGACGTGCGGCATGTGACCTGCCTGCACTGCGGTACGCAGTTAGCCGTGGTGCGTGAAGGGGCAGCGGCGTATACCGAAATTCTGCAGCAGCTTGATCGGCGAACGAGTGTGGTAGAGGAGAAAGTTGGCCACTTGGATCAGCGGCAGCAGCTGTTCGAACTGGATCAAGAGTGGGCTCGGCAGCGTGAGGCCTTCTATGTCCACGCGAAGGATGGTTCGTCTCGGTTACCGTCGAAAAAGGATGCCAGGATGACCGGCGCTACGGCCGGGGTGGGCTTGGTTATTCTCTGCGGGGTTACTTTGCTTTCTGGTCTTCCGTCGGAAGGTATTGTCGTTGTGATTCCGTTTATACTGCTGTTCGGCGCGATTGGTGGCGTGGTCAGTATGCGGCAGTACGCCAAGGCGAGAGACTATGAATTTGCCAAACGTCGTTATCAACGTCGACGCGCCAAGCTGACCAAGGGCGACTGGCCGATCATGACCAAATAGGAAAGCGTTGAAGAGCTGGTTGTCATGAAACTAATCCCTTTGAACTGTCGCCAGTGCGGCGCCCCGCTTAGCGTGCCGGAAGACGTGCGGCATGTGACCTGCCTGCACTGCGGTACGCAGTTAGCTGTGGTGCGGGAAGGGGCAGCGGCGTATACCGAGATTCTGGAGCAGCTAGAACGCCGGACGACCAACGTCGAAGTTAGGCTCGACGCGCTGCAGCGGCAGCATCTGGTGAATCAGTTGGACCAAGATTGGTATGAAGACCGCGAGCAGTATTACGTTCGCACCAAGGAGGGAAGAACTTATCTGCCATCGAAAATTGAAGCGGTTTTTTATGCCGGAGGTGCGCTGGTTGTTGCGGTTATCGTTGCGGCCATTTTCATCACGATGGACGACCCTACCGGAAGAGCCCGAGGATTTGGAATTCTTGCTTCGTTGTTTTTAGGAGTGGTTGGCTTGGGAGGCAGTGCGTTGCTTTATCGAAAGCGGGCTGCCTATGACGAGGCGGAGAAGCACTATCTTCTCCGCCGGGCGGAATTGACGGGAGAAGGCTAAGCGAGCGTTACTCCCCGCCGCCAGCCATCTCGGTGTCTTTCGCCCCTAGCACGCGTATTGTGGTGCTGAGGTAGAAGGGGACTTTGTCGTGGCTGTAGGTCACCTCGGCAAAGGCAGCGCGGTAGCCGCTTTCGGGGCGGGCGATCTCGCTGAGGGCGTTGCCAGCTTCGCTGCGAGGGACAACTTGACTGGTCCACTTCGACTCGCGGAAGTCGCGCGTGGGGGCATCGGCCGTCCACAACTTGACCATGGCCGCTTTCTCGTTTGGGTTGACATCAAGCTTCAGCGGCTGATCGCCAGAGGCTTCGGTGTATTTCCAATCGAGGTTCGGCAGTGGCTGCAAGTCGTCGACGTGGCGGCGCAGGGCGCGGAGGCCGCCGAAAATGCGAAGCCAATCGTTGGCTAGACCGTGCCCAGCGTTAGGGACGTACACCACGTACTTCTGGCCTTTCAGATCGTCCCAGTACAGGTTCAGCGAATCAACCGTCCAGTAGGCATCGTTTGTGCCGAGGAAGATCAGCTTCGGCTGGGTGATTTGATCGCGGTAGCTGTACGGATCGACAATCGTTCGCAGGTTCGTCCCTTCTTCCGTGGCCAGACGGCGATGCAAGTCGAGCTCGGTGTAGTCTTCGATCTGCTGCGAGGGCTTACCGTACGAAGCAATTTGATGCTTGAGTTGGGCTTCCATGTTCAGTGTGTCGATCACCATGGGGGCCAGGCCTTTCACACGCGGATCAACCGCCGAGACCAGCCAGGTGGTCCAGCCACGTTTTGAGGCCCCGGTGACCGTAAAGCCATCGATCTTGATGTCGAGCTTCTGGGCGGCGAACTCTTGCATGGCGTCCATCGCACGGACGGCGCTTTTGACCATCGGCAACAGCAGCGGCCAATCGCTCTCGCCGGTCTTCAAGTACTTGTCGAAGGTAAGGGCAATGATTTCGTCTTCGCGCTTTCCGTCGAAGATCGGCTGGCGGGGGACGTTCAGCAGCACTGCCACCGGGCAGCCGATTTGCTGGGCGTACACAGACAACAGCGTGGCTTCTTTGGGCAACGAGGTTTCGCCGTCGGCAGCGTCGTCGGCGTATTCTTCTTTCCACGATCCCCCGCCGATCACCAGCACGGCATCGGTTTCTTTGGCAACCCCTTCCGGCACGATCACAAACATCCGATGCTGCCAAACCAGGTCGCGCCAGGTTTGCGAGGTGAGGATCAACTCGCTGACCGAACAGGTACCAATCTTCGTCTGGGAACGGACTTTCCAGCCGTAGCTGTCGTCTGCCTGGTGGACGTAGGCCGCTAACGCCTCGGTCGGCTCGACCGCTTGGGCGAAATTAGCCAACAGAGAAACGGCCACGCAGCAAAAGCAGCCAACCAGCAGACGGGTAAGCGAAGAGGAGAGGGTCAAGGTCTGTTCTCCGAATGAAGAAGGGGCTTAGGAGCAAGTCAAGGCTTTTGAGAATACCTTGGCCCAAGGGGTTAGGTTTCAAGATTCTATACGATTATTTTTGCGCAGGGCGTAGCCGGTTTCAAGCAAGAACGTCGTCGCACGAGAGGAATTCTGCGTTAACTGGCTGTTAAGAGTTCGCCTTGTCGACAGGAATGACGAGCGCCCAGGCAGGCAATTTCTAGAAACGCCAGCCGATACCCGCGTTGCTGAAGAAGTTGGGGGCTTGCTCGTTGAGTCCCCAGCCGACGCGGACACCGATTTCGAAATTAGGGGTCATTGTGTAATGCAGGCCAGGGCTGAAGAAGTGCTGAGTGCTTTCCTCTTCGCGTC belongs to Bremerella cremea and includes:
- a CDS encoding zinc ribbon domain-containing protein, giving the protein MKLIPLNCRQCGAPLSVPEDVRHVTCLHCGTQLAVVREGAAAYTEILEQLERRTTNVEVRLDALQRQHLVNQLDQDWYEDREQYYVRTKEGRTYLPSKIEAVFYAGGALVVAVIVAAIFITMDDPTGRARGFGILASLFLGVVGLGGSALLYRKRAAYDEAEKHYLLRRAELTGEG
- a CDS encoding PhoPQ-activated pathogenicity-related family protein, encoding MTLSSSLTRLLVGCFCCVAVSLLANFAQAVEPTEALAAYVHQADDSYGWKVRSQTKIGTCSVSELILTSQTWRDLVWQHRMFVIVPEGVAKETDAVLVIGGGSWKEEYADDAADGETSLPKEATLLSVYAQQIGCPVAVLLNVPRQPIFDGKREDEIIALTFDKYLKTGESDWPLLLPMVKSAVRAMDAMQEFAAQKLDIKIDGFTVTGASKRGWTTWLVSAVDPRVKGLAPMVIDTLNMEAQLKHQIASYGKPSQQIEDYTELDLHRRLATEEGTNLRTIVDPYSYRDQITQPKLIFLGTNDAYWTVDSLNLYWDDLKGQKYVVYVPNAGHGLANDWLRIFGGLRALRRHVDDLQPLPNLDWKYTEASGDQPLKLDVNPNEKAAMVKLWTADAPTRDFRESKWTSQVVPRSEAGNALSEIARPESGYRAAFAEVTYSHDKVPFYLSTTIRVLGAKDTEMAGGGE
- a CDS encoding zinc ribbon domain-containing protein codes for the protein MKLIPLNCRQCGAPLSVPEDVRHVTCLHCGTQLAVVREGAAAYTEILQQLDRRTSVVEEKVGHLDQRQQLFELDQEWARQREAFYVHAKDGSSRLPSKKDARMTGATAGVGLVILCGVTLLSGLPSEGIVVVIPFILLFGAIGGVVSMRQYAKARDYEFAKRRYQRRRAKLTKGDWPIMTK